The Henckelia pumila isolate YLH828 unplaced genomic scaffold, ASM3356847v2 CTG_461:::fragment_3, whole genome shotgun sequence genome window below encodes:
- the LOC140871408 gene encoding uncharacterized protein → MIRIEASHHTYATGENSSAILPVRRSPFTNVILSEALPNGVKIPNLLEFDGTGDPQDHIHKFYTKEDLYDITDAAYCKIFRTTLLGQALTWFNKLTSESIANLEQLIQRFIQQFSINKKYPKTAAYLFTILQKEGESLRDYVKRFTHVVHAVPHVNHDKLSGIMQQNLRPGRFKESIAGKSPNTLEELLSRAEKYICIEETDELHSSGKRK, encoded by the coding sequence atgattagaatcgaggcctcacatcACACATATGCAACTGGAGAGAATTCGTCAGCAATCTTGCCTGTACGTCGGAGCCCGTTCACTAACGTCATTCTATCTGAAGCATTGCCTAATGGAGTCAAAATCCCTAACCTACTTGAGTTCGATGGAACTGGTGATCCTCAAGATCATATTCACAAATTCTACACGAAGGAAGATTTATATGACATCACAGATGCGGCTTACTGCAAGATATTTCGAACAACATTATTAGGGCAAGCTctcacatggttcaataagCTGACGTCAGAATCCATCGCAAACTTGGAGCAACTCATCCAACGCTTCatccaacaattctcaattaacaaaaaatacccAAAAACAGCAGCATATTTATTCACAATTCTTCAAAAAGAAGGAGAAAGTTTGCGAGACTATGTTAAGAGATTTACTCATGTGGTTCACGCAGTCCCACACGTGAACCATGATAAGTTATCTGGAATAATGCAGCAGAACTTGCGTCCTGGAAGGTTCAAGGAATCTATAGCTGGAAAATCTCCGAATACCTTGGAGGAGCTATTGTCTAGAGCGGAAAAATACATCTGCATCGAGGAAACTGATGAGTTGCACTCCTCGGGAAAAAGAAAATGA